A genome region from Rhizobium sp. N324 includes the following:
- a CDS encoding type II secretion system F family protein — MSAIPLGPLAIVFAGITAALFVWWIGDLLGSIQVVRRSRGGDGPPPNIVDSIGMRTPVEFVLLHFEPWLADYGAQLEQKLIYGGRPFGGVTGREYIALLLVMSLFGFVLLGVLFGIASGSIIGGLVAGLILGLIPAIYFWVVADDKMQDRKERISREFPYFLDLVVMTQQAQATLPESLRLYAEAAPGTVMSEEIDQTLKDVALGTGMVEALQRLERRMTAEEVIRVIRAVIQGEVEGSNRVELLREHARDLRFRRWEKADRASEKLKAKIVMPAMMIVVSILLLVLAPAIVEMMSSGMF; from the coding sequence ATGTCCGCGATCCCTCTTGGCCCCCTCGCCATCGTCTTTGCCGGCATCACCGCGGCGCTCTTTGTCTGGTGGATCGGCGACCTGCTCGGCAGCATCCAGGTGGTGCGCCGCTCCCGCGGCGGCGACGGGCCGCCGCCCAATATCGTCGACAGCATCGGCATGCGCACGCCGGTCGAATTCGTGCTGCTGCATTTCGAGCCGTGGCTGGCCGATTACGGCGCCCAGCTGGAGCAGAAGCTGATCTATGGCGGCCGGCCCTTCGGCGGCGTCACCGGGCGCGAATATATCGCGCTGCTGCTCGTCATGAGCCTCTTCGGCTTCGTCCTGCTCGGGGTGCTGTTCGGCATTGCCAGCGGCAGCATCATCGGCGGGCTGGTCGCCGGGCTGATCCTCGGGCTGATCCCCGCCATCTATTTCTGGGTGGTCGCCGACGACAAGATGCAGGACCGCAAGGAACGCATTTCGCGCGAATTTCCTTACTTTCTCGATCTCGTCGTCATGACCCAGCAGGCGCAGGCGACCCTGCCGGAAAGCCTGAGGCTTTATGCCGAGGCCGCACCCGGCACGGTGATGAGCGAAGAGATCGATCAGACGCTGAAGGACGTGGCGCTCGGCACCGGCATGGTCGAGGCGCTGCAGCGCCTGGAGCGCAGGATGACCGCCGAGGAGGTCATCCGCGTCATCCGTGCGGTGATCCAGGGCGAGGTCGAGGGCAGCAACCGCGTCGAGCTGCTGCGCGAACATGCGCGCGACCTGCGCTTCCGCCGCTGGGAGAAAGCCGACCGGGCCAGTGAAAAGCTCAAAGCCAAGATCGTCATGCCGGCGATGATGATCGTCGTGTCGATCCTGCTTCTGGTGCTGGCGCCGGCAATTGTCGAGATGATGTCGAGTGGGATGTTCTGA
- a CDS encoding ArsR/SmtB family transcription factor, whose protein sequence is MEERQALMSFAALSQETRLHIVRMLVVAGPSGMAAGAVAEKAEVSASNVSFHLKELERAGLINQQREARSIIYTANYEGLGRLIRFLMEDCCAGHPQICAPAAEVAACCAPAPKENLQ, encoded by the coding sequence ATGGAAGAACGTCAAGCCCTCATGTCCTTCGCGGCGCTGTCACAGGAAACCCGGCTGCACATCGTGCGTATGCTGGTCGTCGCCGGCCCGAGCGGGATGGCTGCCGGCGCCGTCGCCGAGAAGGCAGAGGTTTCGGCCTCCAATGTCTCGTTCCATCTGAAGGAATTGGAGCGGGCCGGACTGATCAATCAACAGCGGGAAGCCCGCTCGATTATCTACACCGCCAATTATGAAGGCCTGGGCCGATTGATCCGCTTTTTGATGGAAGACTGCTGCGCCGGCCATCCCCAAATCTGCGCACCGGCCGCCGAAGTCGCCGCCTGCTGCGCGCCCGCCCCGAAGGAAAACCTCCAATGA
- a CDS encoding IS1182 family transposase, producing the protein MMGCQTAPAQLFYDFCLDDHVPTDHLLRGIDRHLELDSVRTQLKPFYSATGRPSIDPELMMRMLIISYSMGIRSERRLCEEVHLNLAYRWFCRLGLDGKVPDHSSFSKNRHGRFRQSDILRLMFETLVERCLAQGLAGADGFAVDASLIAADANKQRSVAGAEWEAKEDAGRSVKEYLAVLDDAAFGAASPVTPKFISPSDPAAQWTGAHKGHAFFAYATNYLIDTDHGVILDVEATRAIRQAEVGASRMMLDQTESRFGLRPGYLAADSAYGSADNLAWLVKEKKIAPHIPVFDKSKRTDGTFSRSDFSWEAENDRYICPAGKELKQFHRTYATPRSGITAEGTRLYRASKKDCDRCELKPRCCPNMPMRKVPRDLNEDARDVARAIAATPEYVQSRHRRKKVEILFAHLKRILRMARLRLRGPCGARDEFLLAATAQNLRRLAKLRPQTPLSGANTA; encoded by the coding sequence ATGATGGGATGTCAGACGGCTCCGGCGCAGCTCTTTTACGACTTCTGCCTCGATGATCATGTTCCTACCGACCATCTGCTGCGCGGGATCGACCGACATCTCGAACTCGACAGTGTGCGAACGCAACTGAAGCCTTTCTACAGCGCCACTGGTCGCCCTTCGATTGATCCCGAGCTGATGATGCGGATGCTGATCATCAGCTATTCCATGGGTATCCGCTCGGAGCGGCGACTCTGTGAAGAAGTCCACCTCAATCTCGCCTATCGCTGGTTCTGCCGCCTCGGATTGGACGGCAAGGTGCCTGACCACTCCAGCTTTTCGAAGAACCGCCATGGCCGGTTCCGGCAGAGCGACATCCTGCGACTTATGTTTGAGACCTTGGTGGAGCGCTGCCTTGCGCAAGGGCTGGCCGGTGCGGACGGGTTTGCCGTCGATGCCAGCCTGATTGCAGCGGATGCCAACAAGCAGCGCTCGGTAGCTGGAGCGGAATGGGAAGCGAAAGAAGACGCTGGGCGTTCGGTGAAGGAATACCTGGCTGTCCTTGATGATGCAGCTTTCGGAGCTGCCTCGCCAGTGACGCCGAAGTTTATCTCTCCGTCTGATCCAGCCGCTCAATGGACCGGTGCCCACAAGGGCCACGCCTTCTTCGCCTATGCCACCAACTATCTGATCGACACAGATCACGGCGTTATCCTGGATGTGGAGGCGACACGGGCAATTCGCCAGGCGGAGGTCGGAGCATCCCGCATGATGCTCGACCAAACGGAGAGCCGCTTCGGCTTGCGCCCTGGGTATCTCGCCGCTGACAGTGCCTACGGTTCTGCAGACAACCTTGCGTGGCTGGTCAAGGAGAAGAAGATCGCGCCGCACATTCCTGTCTTCGACAAGTCCAAAAGGACGGATGGCACCTTCTCTCGTTCAGACTTCTCATGGGAGGCCGAGAATGATCGCTACATCTGCCCGGCGGGTAAGGAGCTGAAGCAATTCCACCGAACCTATGCGACACCCAGGTCGGGCATCACCGCCGAAGGGACGCGGCTTTACCGTGCCAGCAAAAAGGACTGTGATCGCTGCGAACTGAAGCCTCGCTGCTGCCCGAACATGCCGATGCGTAAGGTGCCGCGTGATCTCAACGAAGATGCCCGAGACGTCGCCCGAGCAATCGCTGCGACACCTGAATACGTACAGTCGCGGCATCGCCGAAAGAAGGTCGAGATACTCTTTGCACACCTCAAGCGCATTCTACGGATGGCGCGATTAAGACTGAGAGGCCCGTGCGGTGCGCGAGACGAATTCCTTCTTGCAGCAACAGCACAAAACCTCCGCAGGCTTGCCAAGCTAAGGCCTCAGACGCCGCTATCCGGCGCAAATACAGCCTGA
- a CDS encoding ATPase, T2SS/T4P/T4SS family, translating into MLLKISYEDGSGREVIPLSSNETYFVGESSTLTLPAGAGVVRLRGSHVSSPQFVLRKSGQGWSVQHHGRNPTRVDDQPLRAGTPVAVSAGMSIWVPNVTIELVEPAAAAEAVTQFPDQERVLALQMEIHERLLKDTQYDRLVKSSDFGREDTRNRIRERLDMFIKEALDAAPQDLVILVIKNAVYRWLAKRIARTGRRDASSTAASLLREEQDNRRLFDVGKALISALQLKLNFESTRADFAQLDTRFSAAFQSRQALFNAGDRYEIAHMHLRSNIEELMYRWGTISELMDLDVISEIMVTRYDEIYVEKFGLLERYPFAFANERQLMKVIERIAVDSNRSINESEAMADFRMPDGSRVNAVIPPLAVKGACLTIRKFGGKSRLDISKLVTAGALSEPMRAFLEAAVRARKNIVVSGGTGSGKTTLLNSLSQFIPIGERVVAVEDTSELQLDGIHVVYLQSRPKTAESETSVTIRDLVRNALRMRPDRIIVGECRGAEAIDMLQAMNTGHAGSMTTAHANTPQDMMTRLEVMVLQGQSSLPVMAIRQQIVAAVELVVQLNRLESGRRAVTEISEVIGIDPDTGLVIVEPIFHLVGRAGGQAVHAFTGYLPSFVAELVEFGEDGEIEKLDMFV; encoded by the coding sequence ATGCTGTTGAAGATTTCCTATGAGGATGGCAGCGGCCGGGAGGTGATCCCGCTTTCTTCCAATGAGACCTATTTCGTCGGCGAAAGCAGCACGCTGACGCTGCCGGCCGGCGCCGGCGTCGTGCGGCTGCGCGGCAGCCATGTCTCATCGCCGCAATTCGTGCTGCGCAAATCCGGTCAGGGCTGGTCGGTGCAGCATCACGGCCGCAATCCGACCCGCGTCGACGATCAGCCGCTCAGGGCCGGCACGCCGGTCGCGGTCTCGGCCGGCATGTCGATCTGGGTGCCGAATGTCACCATCGAACTGGTCGAGCCGGCCGCGGCCGCCGAGGCGGTGACGCAGTTTCCGGACCAGGAGCGGGTGCTGGCGTTGCAGATGGAGATACATGAGCGACTGCTAAAGGACACGCAATATGACCGGCTGGTCAAATCCTCCGATTTCGGCCGCGAGGACACGCGCAACCGCATCCGCGAACGGCTCGACATGTTCATCAAGGAGGCGCTCGACGCGGCGCCGCAGGATCTGGTCATCCTGGTCATCAAGAACGCCGTCTACCGCTGGCTGGCCAAACGCATCGCCCGCACCGGGCGGCGCGATGCCTCGTCGACGGCCGCCAGCCTGTTGCGCGAGGAGCAGGACAACCGCCGCCTGTTCGACGTCGGCAAGGCGCTGATCTCGGCGCTGCAGCTGAAGCTGAATTTCGAATCCACCCGCGCCGATTTCGCCCAGCTCGACACGCGCTTCAGCGCCGCCTTTCAGTCCCGCCAGGCGCTCTTCAACGCCGGCGACCGCTACGAGATCGCCCATATGCATCTGCGCTCCAATATCGAGGAGCTGATGTACCGCTGGGGCACGATCTCGGAGCTGATGGATCTCGACGTCATCTCGGAAATCATGGTGACGCGCTACGATGAGATCTACGTCGAAAAATTCGGCCTGCTGGAACGCTATCCCTTCGCTTTCGCCAATGAGCGGCAGCTGATGAAGGTGATCGAGCGCATCGCCGTCGATTCCAACCGCTCGATCAACGAGAGCGAGGCGATGGCCGATTTCCGCATGCCCGACGGTTCGCGCGTCAACGCCGTCATCCCGCCGCTGGCGGTCAAGGGCGCTTGCCTCACCATCCGCAAATTCGGCGGCAAGTCGCGGCTCGACATTTCCAAGCTGGTGACGGCAGGCGCGCTCAGCGAGCCGATGCGCGCCTTCCTCGAGGCGGCGGTGCGGGCCCGCAAGAACATCGTCGTCTCCGGCGGCACCGGTTCCGGCAAGACGACGCTGTTGAACAGCCTGTCGCAGTTCATCCCGATCGGCGAGCGCGTCGTTGCCGTCGAGGACACGTCGGAACTGCAGCTCGACGGCATCCATGTCGTCTATCTGCAATCGCGGCCGAAGACGGCGGAGTCCGAAACCAGCGTCACCATCCGCGATCTGGTGCGCAACGCGCTGCGCATGCGCCCCGACCGCATCATCGTCGGCGAGTGCCGCGGCGCCGAGGCGATCGACATGCTGCAGGCGATGAACACCGGCCATGCCGGCTCGATGACGACGGCGCATGCCAATACGCCGCAGGACATGATGACCCGCCTCGAGGTGATGGTGCTGCAGGGCCAGAGCTCGCTGCCGGTGATGGCGATCCGCCAGCAGATCGTCGCCGCCGTCGAGCTCGTCGTGCAGCTCAACCGCCTGGAAAGCGGGCGGCGCGCGGTGACCGAAATATCCGAGGTGATCGGCATCGATCCGGATACCGGCCTCGTCATCGTCGAGCCGATCTTCCATCTGGTCGGCCGCGCCGGCGGCCAGGCGGTGCATGCCTTCACCGGCTATCTGCCGAGTTTCGTCGCCGAACTCGTCGAGTTCGGCGAAGACGGCGAAATCGAAAAACTCGACATGTTCGTTTGA
- a CDS encoding DUF6428 family protein, with amino-acid sequence MNALDKPLLETDINLGRLLETIDGVRELPLIFSYYGRPVKSGYHVTEVKAGQFAALDCGANPEAWFEIFVQLWDIDEENRTHMPAGKFAAIIRKVSEHVQLDGSAKLTFEVSDGIRPMQLYCASMPTVQDGALHVQLAPRAASCKPRDRWLKEENRKSSACCGPSSAKSACCG; translated from the coding sequence ATGAATGCGCTCGACAAGCCCCTTCTCGAAACCGACATCAACCTGGGTCGCCTGCTAGAGACGATCGACGGAGTCCGTGAGCTGCCGCTGATCTTCTCCTACTACGGTCGACCGGTGAAATCCGGTTACCATGTCACTGAGGTCAAGGCCGGGCAGTTCGCCGCGCTTGACTGCGGTGCCAACCCCGAAGCCTGGTTCGAAATCTTCGTACAGCTTTGGGATATCGACGAGGAAAATCGTACGCACATGCCGGCCGGCAAGTTCGCGGCGATCATTCGCAAGGTGTCGGAGCATGTGCAACTCGACGGTTCTGCCAAGCTGACTTTTGAGGTAAGCGACGGGATCCGGCCGATGCAGCTCTATTGTGCCTCGATGCCGACCGTGCAGGACGGTGCTCTGCATGTCCAACTGGCGCCGCGTGCGGCAAGCTGCAAGCCCCGCGACCGATGGCTGAAAGAAGAAAACCGCAAGTCATCGGCCTGCTGTGGCCCATCGTCGGCAAAAAGCGCCTGTTGCGGCTGA
- the arsN2 gene encoding arsenic resistance N-acetyltransferase ArsN2: MSWELDRRPVSSADEDLRTALQAAKLPIDDLDEDGRSFFRFTDRNATVGYGGLEHYGSCALLRSLVVLPQQRRHGYGEAITRQLLTQAARGGANTVYLLTDSATSFFERFGFAKVDRATAPAAILQTRQAASLCPASAALLAKIVQG, encoded by the coding sequence ATGAGCTGGGAGCTGGATCGACGACCGGTGAGCAGCGCAGATGAGGATCTGCGGACGGCCTTGCAGGCTGCCAAACTTCCAATCGATGACCTCGACGAAGACGGCCGCAGCTTCTTCCGGTTCACGGATCGGAACGCGACCGTCGGCTATGGGGGCCTGGAACATTACGGGAGCTGCGCGCTCCTGCGTTCGCTGGTGGTCCTGCCGCAGCAGCGCCGGCACGGCTATGGCGAAGCCATCACCCGGCAGTTGCTAACCCAGGCTGCGCGTGGCGGTGCCAACACGGTCTATTTGCTGACGGATTCGGCAACCTCGTTTTTCGAGCGTTTCGGCTTCGCCAAGGTGGATCGTGCGACGGCGCCTGCGGCGATCCTGCAAACCCGCCAGGCTGCAAGCCTGTGCCCGGCCTCGGCGGCGTTGCTGGCGAAGATAGTCCAAGGGTAA
- the arsC gene encoding arsenate reductase (glutaredoxin) (This arsenate reductase requires both glutathione and glutaredoxin to convert arsenate to arsenite, after which the efflux transporter formed by ArsA and ArsB can extrude the arsenite from the cell, providing resistance.) produces MDVTIYHNPDCGTSRNTLEMIRNAGIQPTVIEYVKTPPSRDQLVRMIADAGLTVREAIREKGTPYAELGLDDPKLTDDQLLDAMLENPILINRPFVVTPIGTRLSRPSERVLDILPDTHKGAFTKEDGEQVLDAGGKRVV; encoded by the coding sequence ATGGACGTCACAATTTATCACAACCCCGACTGCGGCACGTCGCGCAACACGCTTGAGATGATCCGCAATGCCGGCATTCAGCCCACAGTCATCGAGTATGTGAAGACACCGCCCAGCCGCGACCAACTCGTCAGAATGATTGCGGATGCCGGCCTCACCGTCCGTGAGGCGATCCGCGAAAAGGGCACGCCTTATGCGGAACTTGGCCTCGATGATCCGAAGCTGACCGACGATCAGTTGCTTGACGCCATGCTGGAGAACCCGATCCTGATCAACCGGCCTTTCGTGGTCACGCCGATCGGCACGCGGCTGTCGCGTCCTTCCGAACGGGTGCTCGACATTCTGCCGGACACCCACAAAGGGGCGTTCACCAAGGAAGATGGCGAGCAAGTTCTCGATGCAGGGGGCAAGCGCGTTGTCTGA
- the arsB gene encoding ACR3 family arsenite efflux transporter, producing the protein MSTFERHLTIWVFLCIVVGVALGHVLPSVFQAIGTAEIAKVNLPVAVLIWLMIIPMLLKVDFASLSQVGRHWRGIGVTLFINWAVKPFSMALLGWLFVGYLFRPHLPADQIDSYIAGLIILAAAPCTAMVFVWSNLTKGEPHFTLSQVALNDTIMVVAFAPIVGLLLGLSAITVPWDTLMLSVLLYIVLPVIVAQILRRLTDVNRLGAKLQPVSLLALLATLVLLFGFQGEQIIAQPAVIALLAVPILIQVYFNSGLAYLLNRMSGEEHCVAGPSALIGASNFFELAVAAAISLFGFNSGAALATVVGVLIEVPVMLSVVWIVNRSKGWYERGAAVQTSATTIKRV; encoded by the coding sequence ATGTCTACTTTTGAACGTCACCTGACGATCTGGGTCTTCCTGTGCATCGTCGTCGGCGTCGCTCTCGGTCATGTCCTGCCCAGCGTCTTCCAAGCGATCGGCACAGCCGAAATCGCCAAGGTCAATCTGCCGGTCGCAGTGCTGATCTGGCTGATGATCATTCCAATGCTACTGAAAGTCGACTTTGCGTCACTAAGCCAGGTCGGGCGCCATTGGCGCGGGATCGGCGTCACGCTCTTCATCAACTGGGCCGTCAAGCCGTTTTCGATGGCGCTGCTCGGCTGGCTGTTCGTCGGCTATCTGTTTCGGCCGCACCTGCCGGCTGACCAGATCGATAGCTACATTGCCGGGCTGATCATTCTTGCGGCCGCGCCGTGCACCGCGATGGTCTTCGTGTGGTCGAACCTGACCAAAGGCGAGCCGCACTTCACGCTCTCTCAGGTGGCGCTGAACGACACCATCATGGTCGTTGCCTTCGCACCGATCGTTGGCCTGTTGCTCGGTCTCTCCGCCATTACGGTGCCGTGGGACACACTGATGCTGTCGGTCCTGCTCTACATCGTCCTGCCGGTGATCGTCGCGCAGATCCTGCGCCGTCTGACTGACGTCAACCGCCTCGGCGCCAAGCTGCAGCCGGTGTCCCTTTTGGCACTTCTGGCGACCCTGGTTCTGCTGTTCGGCTTCCAGGGCGAACAGATCATCGCACAGCCGGCGGTCATTGCGCTGCTGGCCGTGCCGATCCTGATCCAGGTCTACTTCAATTCGGGCCTCGCCTACCTGCTCAACCGCATGAGCGGGGAGGAGCACTGTGTTGCCGGGCCTTCGGCGCTGATCGGCGCCTCCAACTTTTTCGAACTGGCGGTGGCTGCGGCCATCAGCCTGTTCGGCTTCAACTCCGGGGCGGCGCTTGCCACCGTTGTCGGCGTCCTCATCGAGGTGCCGGTGATGCTGTCGGTCGTCTGGATCGTCAACCGCAGCAAGGGCTGGTATGAGCGCGGCGCCGCCGTCCAGACCAGCGCCACCACCATCAAAAGGGTCTAA
- a CDS encoding FHA domain-containing protein: MAFSFFRGNKPSLLQTGPGGQSRSHALDRPEMSIGRASNADIVVDDPFLAPIHARIEKQGDGGFIIRRMGLNPIMLRGEALLQTASLKSGDSFRLGKDVEFQFLEKAPAKEAPKKEAAKTGDDKPKKPLFKQPAFLAGMGLAYLAIVGIIGYVILSDSGTTEGGPTAERIDAEAARIPTCIKNARRMRQVSEASFNGAVGGRVGRDGDATYAALSLSAEPADDAALAKAAEPIVEAYKRTALAALASENRGNNTLAQTLYQQTYDLVPDINCSAARFALQRRAAVKPPARR; the protein is encoded by the coding sequence ATGGCCTTTTCCTTCTTTCGCGGAAACAAACCAAGCCTGCTGCAGACCGGCCCCGGCGGCCAGAGCCGCAGCCATGCGCTCGACCGGCCCGAAATGTCGATCGGCCGGGCTTCGAACGCCGATATCGTCGTCGACGATCCTTTCCTGGCGCCGATCCATGCGCGCATCGAAAAACAGGGCGACGGCGGCTTCATCATCCGCCGCATGGGGCTGAACCCGATCATGCTGCGCGGCGAAGCGCTGCTGCAGACGGCCTCGCTGAAATCCGGCGACAGCTTTCGTCTCGGCAAGGATGTCGAATTCCAGTTTCTAGAGAAGGCGCCCGCCAAGGAGGCGCCGAAGAAGGAGGCGGCCAAGACTGGTGACGACAAGCCGAAGAAGCCGCTCTTCAAGCAGCCGGCCTTCCTCGCCGGCATGGGGCTCGCCTATCTCGCCATTGTCGGCATCATCGGCTACGTCATCCTGTCGGACAGCGGCACCACCGAGGGCGGGCCGACGGCCGAGCGCATCGACGCCGAGGCCGCCCGCATCCCGACCTGCATCAAGAACGCCCGGCGCATGCGCCAGGTCTCCGAAGCAAGCTTCAACGGCGCCGTCGGCGGCCGCGTCGGCCGCGATGGCGACGCCACCTATGCCGCCCTATCGCTCAGCGCCGAACCCGCCGACGACGCGGCGCTGGCAAAGGCCGCAGAACCGATCGTCGAGGCCTACAAGCGCACGGCACTTGCCGCCCTTGCCTCCGAAAACCGCGGCAACAACACGCTGGCACAGACGCTCTACCAGCAGACCTACGATCTCGTGCCCGACATCAACTGCTCGGCCGCGCGCTTTGCGCTGCAGCGGCGAGCAGCGGTGAAGCCGCCGGCGCGGCGGTGA
- a CDS encoding type II secretion system F family protein, which translates to MNISILQIFTVALGAVTAGLLVWGAPVRWPAPLLRATERDIALASEAAQVFGRDAVPPYTMILAYGITAIVVFLVISLIFGPIFGIVIAIPVAFFLPKAVIRYFLQRRWLQIESQLPYAVDQIVSAVRTGKPLAVAVNAVADTGQMPASREFERIAREQKLGIGLVEALDRHGRTVPSLHFKMVDAALGLFARQGGDISEPLTEMSKSFKEIWKLDQKITTSSSQARMNFRVVNGGALFMILMIFFGQPELIDKVFGNAIGIVIAIVGAILYATGFFWMRSMMKVSV; encoded by the coding sequence ATGAATATCAGCATTCTGCAGATCTTTACGGTCGCCCTCGGGGCGGTGACGGCGGGGCTGCTTGTCTGGGGCGCGCCGGTGCGCTGGCCGGCGCCGCTCTTGCGCGCCACCGAACGCGATATCGCGCTCGCCAGCGAAGCGGCGCAGGTCTTCGGGCGCGATGCCGTGCCGCCCTATACGATGATTCTCGCCTACGGCATCACGGCGATCGTCGTCTTCCTGGTGATCTCGCTGATCTTCGGGCCGATCTTCGGCATCGTGATCGCCATTCCGGTCGCCTTCTTTCTGCCGAAGGCGGTGATCCGCTATTTCCTGCAGCGGCGCTGGCTGCAGATCGAATCGCAGCTTCCCTATGCAGTCGACCAGATCGTCTCGGCGGTGCGCACCGGCAAGCCGCTCGCCGTCGCCGTCAATGCGGTGGCCGACACCGGCCAGATGCCGGCCTCGCGCGAGTTCGAGCGCATCGCCCGCGAACAGAAGCTCGGCATCGGCCTGGTCGAGGCGCTCGACCGGCATGGCCGCACCGTGCCGAGCCTGCATTTCAAGATGGTTGATGCGGCCCTCGGCCTCTTTGCCCGCCAGGGCGGCGATATTTCCGAGCCGCTGACCGAGATGTCGAAATCCTTCAAGGAAATCTGGAAGCTCGACCAGAAGATCACCACCTCGTCGTCGCAGGCGCGCATGAACTTCCGCGTCGTCAACGGCGGCGCGCTGTTCATGATCCTGATGATCTTCTTCGGCCAGCCGGAGCTGATCGACAAGGTGTTCGGCAACGCCATCGGCATCGTCATCGCCATCGTAGGCGCCATTCTCTATGCCACCGGTTTCTTCTGGATGCGCTCGATGATGAAGGTGTCGGTCTGA
- a CDS encoding arsenate reductase ArsC: protein MTDRVYKVLFLCTGNSARSILAESILNGEGKGRFKAYSAGSQPKGEVHPLALDTLRALGYESTGFSSKSWDEFAEAGAPQMDFIFTVCDNAAGEACPVWIGHPMTAHWGVEDPAAVEATLIEKGQAFSQAARFLKNRIVAFVSLPLASIDKLALETQLRAIGAMEGTTSSRGDVA, encoded by the coding sequence ATGACCGATCGCGTCTATAAGGTCCTGTTCCTCTGCACGGGCAATTCCGCCCGCTCGATCCTGGCTGAATCCATCCTCAATGGAGAAGGCAAGGGTCGCTTCAAGGCCTACTCGGCCGGAAGCCAGCCGAAGGGTGAAGTCCACCCGCTGGCGCTGGATACGCTGCGTGCTCTTGGCTACGAAAGCACGGGGTTCAGCTCGAAGAGCTGGGACGAGTTTGCCGAAGCCGGCGCGCCGCAGATGGATTTCATCTTCACGGTCTGCGACAACGCGGCGGGCGAGGCCTGCCCTGTGTGGATCGGCCACCCGATGACGGCGCATTGGGGTGTCGAGGATCCGGCGGCCGTCGAAGCTACGCTGATCGAGAAAGGCCAGGCCTTCTCACAAGCCGCGCGTTTCCTCAAGAACCGCATTGTTGCATTCGTGAGCCTTCCGCTCGCATCGATTGACAAGCTGGCGCTTGAAACACAGCTGCGCGCCATCGGCGCGATGGAGGGCACGACCAGTAGCCGGGGCGACGTCGCATGA